One genomic window of Cheilinus undulatus linkage group 7, ASM1832078v1, whole genome shotgun sequence includes the following:
- the LOC121512780 gene encoding growth arrest and DNA damage-inducible protein GADD45 beta-like translates to MTLEEVVGSNSTEKKMETVSQALEELLVAAQRQDCLTVGVYESAKLMNVDPDSVVLCVLATDEEDEDDIALQIHFTLLQAFCCDNDINILRVSGVRRLAHVLEEDTGDSNGNEPRDLHCILVTNPPVQPLQSTALQNISSFCEESRCRNQWVPCLELQDG, encoded by the exons ATGACTCTGGAGGAAGTCGTCGGATCCAACAGCACCGAGAAAAA GATGGAGACAGTGAGTCAGGCTCTGGAGGAGTTGCTGGTCGCAGCGCAGAGGCAGGACTGCCTCACTGTGGGAGTCTATGAGTCTGCCAAGCTCATGAATGT agaCCCTGACAGCGTGGTTCTGTGCGTCCTCGCCACAGACGAGGAGGATGAAGATGACATCGCCCTGCAGATCCACTTCACGCTGCTGCAGGCTTTCTGCTGTGACAACGACATCAACATCCTGCGCGTGTCTGGTGTGAGGCGGCTGGCTCACGTGCTGGAGGAGGACACCGGGGACAGCAACGGCAACGAGCCGCGAGACTTGCACTGCATCCTGGTCACT AACCCTCCAGTGCAGCCATTGCAGAGCACAGCCCTGCAGAACATCAGCAGCTTCTGCGAGGAGAGCCGCTGCAGAAACCAGTGGGTCCCCTGCCTGGAGCTGCAGGATGGCTGA